The stretch of DNA GTTTTCCGAGTCCGGCCTGAGAGCCGCGGCGTGATCTGGCTGCCGCCGTATCATGATATGGGGCTGGTGGGCGGAATTCTGGTCCCCGCCTTTTGCGGCATTCAAGTGTTTCTGATCTCGCCGCTGAACTTCCTGGCTTCCCCCCGTATCTGGCTGGAAGCGATTTCGAAGTACGAGGCAACGCACAGTGGCGGGCCCGATTTCGCCTATTCGCTTTGCGTAGACAGACCTGTCGAACCGGACAAGTTGAACCTGAAACGATGGACTACGGCATTCCTCGGGGCGGAAACGATTCGACCGCGGACCCTGCGGGTCTTCGAGACCACCTATTCGCCAGCCGGCTTTCGTGCTGACAGCTTTATGCCCTGCTATGGGCTGGCTGAGTCCACGTTGATGGCGACCTGTCGGCGCAAGGAGTCGCCGATCAACTTGCTACGAGTCGATTCTGATGGGCTTAGGAAAAAGGTGGTATTGCCTGAGGCTCCCGCAGAAAACGGTCGGATTGTCGTCAGTTGCGGTCCCGTTGTGGCTGGTCACGAAATCAGGATCGTCGACCCTGAAACTCGCCAAGCCCTTCAAGAGCAGCAGGTGGGCGAGATATGGCTGCGCGGGCCGAGTGTGGCGCAAGGATATTGGGGGCCAGAGTATCAAACGCGGCCGATCTTCCAAGCAAGCATAGAGGGAGAGCCCGAAGAGCGTACCTACCTTCGCAGCGGAGACCTGGGCTTTCTACGAGACGGAGAGCTGTACGTGACGGGACGGCTCAAAGACCTTATCGTGATACGAGGCAAAAACCATGACGCCGAGGACATCGAACAAACCGTCAAAGAGTGCAGCGAGGAAATCAGGGAAGGGGGCTGCGTGGCGTTCTCAGCCAGCCCTGAGTCTGTGGATTCCAACGACGAGCGGCTGGTGATATTGATTGCTCTTAAGACTAGGGCTGCCGCGGACGCCGAGTTTCCTCGGAAGCTGGCGTCCGGAATCCGGAAAGCGGTCACCGACCGGCACGGCATCCATGTCCGGGAGGTACTGGTGGTAGAACCCGGCGTCATCGCGCGGACGGCAAGCCGCAAGGTTAGTCGTCATACCTGCCGCAAGGCCTACATCGAAGGCTCAATGGATATTCGCAAGCGGGTAGCCTTCCAAGACCGTCGAGCCGGGAGCAGGGAACTCGAGCAAGCCGTTCAGAGTTGGCTCGTGGGCCGGATCGCAGACCTCACTGGCATCCCTCAGCCTTCCATCGACGTCACCTCCAAGATATCCGCTCTCGGGCTGGATTCGTTCGATGCGATGACAATAGGAGCTCAGTTGGAGGAACTGCTGGATGAAGAGATCGATCTCTCCCTGATAGCAGACTTCCCGACCATCGAAGGCCTTACGGAACATCTCATCGAACACCACTACGAAGCGTTCGCGTCACGAGCTGATTCCCTGCACGTGCCCAAGGAATGACCTGGGAGACGAGACTTGGCCATCATCACGCTCAAACAATGGGAAGCGGCCCGGAGATTGGAGCTTTCGCTCATGGACCCACGTATCGCTTCGACGCCCCTTTCCTATCAGAAGACGGTACAGCTCGACGAGCTGGAGGCTCATCCTGACGAGGGTTTCGAATTCCTGCAGCGGACGGGCGCCCATCTTTTCTACATACCTCGAAGCCACGGCGGACGCCTTTCTAATTTTGAGGAACTCCTCAACGTGGTGAGAATCGGTGCGCGGCGGGACTTGACGGCGACAATCTCTCACGGCAAGACTCTGCTCGGGGCAATCAGCGTATGGATGGCCGGCAGCGAAGATCAGAAGCAGAAGCTCTCACGCCTAATTGCAAGCGGTGGCAAAATCGCGCTGGCCTTGACTGAAAGGAGCCACGGAAGCGATTTTCGGGCCACCGAAACGAAGGCGGAGCCGTGTCCTGAAGGCTATCTTCTTTCGGGCGAAAAGTGGCTCGTCAACAATGCGACCCGATCCGATGCCATGACCGTCTTGGCTCGCGAGGCAAACGCCGACGGACAAGACCGTCTATCACTGTTCTTGGTTCTTAAGGACGAACTCGACGAGGGATCCTTTTGCCACCTGCCCAAGATCAAGACCCATGGCGTCAGGGGCATGGATGT from Acidobacteriota bacterium encodes:
- a CDS encoding non-ribosomal peptide synthetase gives rise to the protein MEEVFRVRPESRGVIWLPPYHDMGLVGGILVPAFCGIQVFLISPLNFLASPRIWLEAISKYEATHSGGPDFAYSLCVDRPVEPDKLNLKRWTTAFLGAETIRPRTLRVFETTYSPAGFRADSFMPCYGLAESTLMATCRRKESPINLLRVDSDGLRKKVVLPEAPAENGRIVVSCGPVVAGHEIRIVDPETRQALQEQQVGEIWLRGPSVAQGYWGPEYQTRPIFQASIEGEPEERTYLRSGDLGFLRDGELYVTGRLKDLIVIRGKNHDAEDIEQTVKECSEEIREGGCVAFSASPESVDSNDERLVILIALKTRAAADAEFPRKLASGIRKAVTDRHGIHVREVLVVEPGVIARTASRKVSRHTCRKAYIEGSMDIRKRVAFQDRRAGSRELEQAVQSWLVGRIADLTGIPQPSIDVTSKISALGLDSFDAMTIGAQLEELLDEEIDLSLIADFPTIEGLTEHLIEHHYEAFASRADSLHVPKE